In Thermomonas carbonis, a single genomic region encodes these proteins:
- a CDS encoding phage major capsid protein, whose translation MSTVSLVPRGRNFVRGVIAHTMASANPESYAANRWGHSHAQTIAKAAVPAISAEAGGTPEAREFFGMAIEQSLLGRVPNLRRIGFNIPNLRQTTGARGYWVSEARPIPLSTAAMDRFTLLPLTVASIIVATKEAVMSMGEVQEAALQRDLLNAIAGAVDIAFIDPDNAGTPDQAPASITNGAFQFASSGNIRQDIRNLFDQYQGSMLTACIVMHPRVAVRIGVAASQLGDTKLTVRGGVLMGVPVVCSESVPFDSNGGTITIFDAAAVAYAARDFDLSMSEEATLQMSDSPTFGSGDFVSLFQTNSIAWRGTASANWEVNGAGNVVTMTGVSYGLDEVAYG comes from the coding sequence ATGTCTACCGTCTCCCTCGTTCCTCGCGGGCGTAATTTTGTGCGCGGCGTTATTGCCCACACCATGGCGTCCGCTAACCCCGAGTCATACGCAGCCAATCGCTGGGGGCATTCCCACGCGCAGACCATCGCAAAGGCTGCTGTTCCCGCCATCTCAGCAGAAGCAGGCGGCACGCCAGAGGCCCGCGAGTTCTTCGGGATGGCGATTGAACAAAGTCTGTTGGGCCGGGTTCCAAACCTGCGCCGCATCGGCTTCAACATTCCGAACCTGCGGCAGACCACTGGCGCGCGTGGCTATTGGGTTAGCGAGGCTCGCCCGATTCCCCTGTCCACTGCGGCGATGGATCGCTTCACGCTGCTGCCGTTGACCGTCGCATCGATCATCGTGGCAACGAAAGAAGCCGTGATGAGCATGGGCGAGGTGCAGGAAGCCGCGCTGCAACGCGACCTGTTGAACGCCATTGCGGGCGCGGTCGACATTGCATTCATCGACCCCGACAACGCGGGCACTCCCGATCAAGCGCCGGCTTCCATCACCAACGGCGCTTTTCAGTTCGCATCCAGCGGCAACATTCGGCAGGACATCCGAAACCTGTTTGACCAGTATCAAGGCAGCATGTTGACCGCGTGCATCGTCATGCATCCGCGCGTAGCTGTCCGGATCGGCGTGGCCGCTTCCCAGCTTGGCGACACGAAGCTTACCGTTCGCGGCGGCGTGCTGATGGGCGTGCCTGTTGTTTGCAGCGAGTCCGTCCCGTTCGATAGCAACGGCGGCACCATCACGATCTTCGACGCGGCAGCAGTTGCCTATGCGGCACGCGACTTCGACCTGAGCATGAGCGAAGAAGCGACGCTGCAAATGAGCGATTCGCCCACGTTCGGCAGCGGCGATTTCGTCTCGCTTTTCCAGACCAACTCAATCGCTTGGCGCGGCACTGCGTCCGCGAACTGGGAAGTCAACGGCGCGGGTAACGTCGTGACCATGACCGGCGTGAGCTATGGTCTCGATGAGGTGGCCTACGGATGA